The Pleuronectes platessa chromosome 22, fPlePla1.1, whole genome shotgun sequence region GAGACGATGCTGAGACTCGGTGTGTTCTGATGTCCTTTATTCATTTAAACCAATCAGGTTGATACCTGGGTCAAACTAcggccgttttcagacatgaactccagagaatgtatGCAGGacttaatgtataaattctgctgcagaggctCTTATTCAGACAGTTGACTTCTTGTCCGGAGTTTGAAGAAAGCTTAAGCCTGTGCCACAGAAACCAAAGATCTGAAGAGTGTGTAGCTGTGTATCACTGTGAACAAGGAACACCAATACTCTTAATGGTTTGATATGATTAACCAGCCTGTGATATATACGTTTCCCGTTTACTGTGAGTTTCATCATTCTGAATGTTGTGTATATATTCTATTGGTGGTGACGTGTCTGAGCCTAGTTTCTAATTTGTCGTTCTGTTTCTCCTCATCAGGTATATTTGGTTTCCTGGCTTTCGGGTTTGTTCTGATCACCTTCGGCTGCCACTTCTACGACTTCTTCAACCAGGCTGAGTGGGAGAGGAGCTTCAGAGAATATGTGCTGTAAGTGTTGTTGTTGATAATCACAGCCTCCGCTCcctcagcctccccccccccctcccccccctgcaTCCAGTTGCACACACAGAAATCCACAAACTGATGCTGTTAAAAATTCCAAACCGCTGCACCACCGCTCCAATTTACATCCGTGAATGCAGCCCTGTTTTTCTCCCACAGTGTTGACACTGGCCGGATCGCAGTTAAATTCACCTCAAAAATGTAAACCCGCTCTTTCCTGTCCCAGCATGCAACAGTCCCTCATATTCACCAGCAGCCGTTCTTTGAATGCACCTCAGTCATACTGGCCAGAAGGTGTTGGGAGCTGACCGATTTGATATCTCCCAACAGGTGTGAAGCCAACGTGACGATCGCCTCTCAGACCAACAAGCCGATCCCAGAATGCACCATTAAAAACCGTCCGAGTCTGATGGTGGAGAAAATCAACCTGTTCTCCATGTTCGGGACCGGAATCGCTATGAGCACCTGGGTCTGGACCAAGGCCACCATCCTCATCTGGAAACGCACCTGGTGCAAGTAAGCAAGCATCAATGTTACTCTGTAGGTTTACTGTAATTTCCTTACTGTGTGTGAGCGTATCGTGGCTCCGTGCTCGTCCACATCCATATTCTGCAAAGAGTTCATGATGAGTGTTGGAAAAAGTTGTATGTTTCGTGCACCGAGGCTTTTCCCAAATAaaccttaattaaaaaatatatgaggtATGTTGTGCCCTGCAGAGTTTCTATCAGGAGAAAGTATAATGTGAACATTTCTCAGAAAGCTTCACACCGCCTCCTGATCCTTCAGGAACATTTACCtcatctgctgctcctctctgtatATTCAccctcttccctctgtgtcaggATTATCGGCCGCAGCGACGACGAGCCCAAGAGGATCAAGAAGAGCAAGATGATCGCCAAGGCGTTTGCGATGAGGAAGGAGCTCCACAAGGACCCGGAGAAGGAGCTGTCGTTCAGCATGCACACGGTGTCGCACGACGGGCCAGTGGGTGAGTGTTTCAGGAGATTTATAAAATCTAAAAAGACATCAATAATTCATTCTGATAAACTTAAACTAATAGTGTCATTCATTCTCATACAGTGAAGTTAACATTGATTTTTCTCAGATTGACTCTCATGAATATTTACTTTGTTGAAACAGTATCTGCACTTCCACCCTGTGGTGAATAACTGCAACTGCAAGTAGTCCAATTTAGATTACTCCAGCTGTTTTAAAGCTGCTCATCTTTTCTCTTTCGTAGCTGGAATCAATTTCGAAATAAACGAGCCGTCCAATGAAATGTCGTCAGCTTGGGCGCAGCACGTGACCAAGATCGTGGCCCGGCGAGGTGCCATCCTGCCTCAGGACATTTCTGTCACCCCCACAGGCACACCAGGTGAGAGCTGCAGGTCACCTCTTAAATACTATAGTAAATACATGTGTTCCCTCATTATCgctttctttatcttttatccTTCTTCACCTTCATTAATTCCATCTACTTTACCTTTTTCCCCTTTACTTTATCACATATTTACAAAatttttcctattttctgtattttctccaCAGTGCCACCTCCAGATGAGCGGAATAGACTGTGGATGGTGGAGGCCGAGATTTCCCCTGAGAtgataaagaggaagaagaagaaaaagaagaggaagaaggagatgCGTCCAGTGAAGGAGGTGACGGAGCGCGAGTTGTGCCGCAGCACGGTGCCTCGTCTGCCCAAGCTGCCCTGCCACCCGAGCCTGGTCGCCAacctgcaggagcagcagaagctggaggaggaggtcctGCCGGGGTGCTGCCCAGACTTCCCATCCTCACACCCTCTGTCCTGTGAGGAGCGATGCCTCTACCAGCCGTACCAGAGCATCCAGAACAGCTACGGCCGCAGCCTGCTCTCTAATCCTCTGACCTTCAACGATCGTCCAGAGGATCTGGGTCTCGGCCCCCGCTGCCCGCCCTCTGCCTCCAGCTGGCAGCCAAGCAGAGCTTCTCACTACCCCGGGGAGGTGCATCTCACCGATGGGCTCTCAGAGAGGTTGGCCCATGTGGCTCGGGTCCCAGCGGGCCGCAGGGTCAACTACGGGCCCATCCACTCCCGGACCAATTTGATGGAGGCGGAGCTTATGGACGCTGACTCTGACTTCTAAGACTAAAGCTCCGGTACCTTCTGGCTCTTTTGCGGTACACAGACAGTAAGCTATGAAAAGTGCTGGATACTTCTTAATTCTTACTGAAGTGCACCAACACTCTGATGTCCAGACGTCAAGACTGAACTGCGCTGggcattttttatttcctttcgaattttgtttttcttcctttttttttttaaaggaaaaggaTAAAGTGAAAAAATGAGTTGTGAATAAGTTAAAGAGTAATTTTTGTACTTTGTGTCCAATTAAATTTCCAAGGCAACTTCATGATGATGAGAAATGAGGCAGCTAAACTGTTCGTGGCTTGAAACAATATAGATTATTAGTTTGAAATCCTATGAGCTCAACATTCAACCTAAAATGTCGTCATTGCCATTTGACCCACTCGTCAAAATTTTGAGATCACAATGAAAGGTGCTacattctatttttttttcagctgtAATCCTAGAAAACGTTCCCTTCAGGGTCCTAGTGCCGAAAACCTCGACTCATACATTAAACCACACAACTACAGGCTGCCTGCAAATACTTTTGAACCCAGGTCTTCTCTTGTGTTATATGTTAATGTTGGTTTGGCTCTTCCCAACACTATTTACCCAATAGTAATATGTGTTTATGTACAGTTAACTGGAGGTACTAACCGTTATCCCCTGCTCTATTAGGACTAATATCACTTTCACTAAGGGATTGATTTCTTTAAGACTTTGTACTTACACACTGGGACGTGAACTGAAGCCTGAAGAACTGAAGGAAAAGGTCAAGTTTGACTCGCTTAAGTTTCACAGCTTCCGTTCACGTTCACTCATACGCACACGTAACAGTTCACTTCCTACTGTGCGGGCGAGGAGGCAAAttaaacatttgcttcctgCGATAAAGCAAATCCGCTTCAACTCTGGAGAACTTTGACCCACAATATTCATCTATATGTGTGACCGTGTCCTCACAATGTGGATATTTACATCACTTTTCATCATAATCGCCCAAATTGTCATCGTGTCCTTACGTTCTTTGATTTTTTCAACATCAGCAAAGTAATAGAAACAGGATTTTAATGTCAATCAGCTCATAGCACTAAATGTTACCGAGTTAAGATACTTAGAAAGGATCTGTTGCCTGGTGCAACAAACCGACACTTCATGCATTTCTCATTTTGTTCTCAATGCGATCTTTTTGTATATTACAGAAAAACCTTCATTTTACAACTATTTTTAAAAAGGGTTATTTTTTTACAGCAGTGTTTGTACGTTAGTTCATCTGTTGTATATATTCATTCTCAACTGAGCTTcatgtgtttcctcttctcctcagtcCAGATTTAAACTCCTCTGTCTTTTACACTGCAATGGACatggacttttttttattattatctgaacaaaatactttttctgtCGCTCATTTTCCTAAATGCTTTTTACTGTACATAGGCTGTTCATAGATTTCTAATTTGTACAAATTTTTACATCAAATCTCTTGATACTCTGCTGACACCATGTATAAAAAGGGAAGAGTCGATTatgctataaaaaaaagttgtcACTGTACTTGTGCTGTAACCAAAATGTCCCCTTGTGTTGTCATGTTACTCTCACCGTGGAGAAATGAGGCTGAAGCAGACGGTGCTAGATGCCTCTTAGCCAATGGAGAACCAGCTTTGTCTAATATGTCTTGTAATTCATGTGCATGAGAGAGgattatttatgttcgcagtaGTCAACAATGTAGTTTTGCAACAGAAACTCAGTAGATCATAaaccaaggcccaactgtccaGGATCCATTGGTTATTACCTTAAAAAGTGTTAAGAAGTGTTGAAAATCTCACAGTGTTGAAGGAGGTGGAAAAAATGTCTGCATCTGCCCCCTTCTTCCATGACCCACatcacatccctccaccaagttttgtggaaatttatcattttttgtgtaatcctggtaacaaacatacaaaccaaccaacacacaaacagtcagggAGGAAAAGATAAAGTCctcagcagaggtaataaagcAAAGTCTGCCCAAACAGTTCCTACAAAATATTATTAAGTAATCAAATGAAAATTACCTTTGAGACTTTGTATGTCTTTTCTAAGGCATCAAGAGATGTATCAATGGGCCAGTCTGTGTTGCTTTCTGtgttcaaaaaaacatttattgtcatttttaCCGCGCAagtgtattttttgttgtttttacgtaaataaaataatccttcatgtttgttgtggttgtttctGTTGTATAATTGAACATGAGCCTTTGCAGCATTCACAACTTTGGTGCAACGGTGTCTTCACTGATGCTTCCACTAGAGGAtgaacaaagacaccatgagtttgtagaaaataaaacttgaaacttatttgtttgtttattttctcaccctaatgtgtaaaaacaaaattaactcCTCCCTTTTCTTGGAGTGCCTTAAAGTATAGGTAAAATCCTGCATTCAGAGTTTTCTGCTACTGTATCTTTATTGATTTTTCCACTAGGGGGTGCTAAAGTTTCAGATTTTTAATTCCTTCAGAAAGTTGTTTTGAATAGTTAAACAGCCATTACCTAGTTTGGAAAattaacagaaagaaaacagaaattggtataaaataagatataaaaataagaaaaaatatacGATTTAAACTTGGGAGTGTTCCCCCCTGTCCCCCGCTGTTCCTCCGCCCCTGCTGGGCGTCAGCGAGCAGCCAGTGACAGATCAGAGtataaagagaggaagaagctcacacatacacacacacagggtggacACGTGTAGTAAACACTCAGCATGTCCGACAGAAAGACCTCGTCGGTGCCGGTGGATGCGGACAGTCTCCGGAGAAGATCCGCTGCTCAGGACTCCTCAGGTGAGTCTACTGCACCTGTTTGTATTCATGGTTCCACCCGGTGAGAGGGTGACCTCGGTTTGAATTAATTTCTGTGCTAGGTTGACCTTAAGTTGGCGAAAGCGCGTGCTCGTCAATTTTAGCTGCTACTGCCAAACTTTCCAAGAAAGTGTTTGAGGGGCAGATTAGGGTTGTTTCAAGAATCACAGGCaggagcagaggatcatggTTATTTCCTTGTGATGATCACAACCTTATAGTTTATATCTTAATATATATAGGCCTATGTGTGTGTTATACATCATGTTCCTTTGGGTCATTAGGAAGAAGAAGGTTTAAAGGAGCTTGTTCTTGACTGATAGTTCCTCAGCCATGTTTTCTAAACTCCTTAAAgtttatggatgtttttatcCACACATGTTGCATGTCTGTGGATGATTTGTTGCCAAACCTCAGCAGATTTAGCTAAAAGGCATGTGCTCACTCAAAGACAGGAGACATTGCCTTTTCCAACTCCAGTTTTCTGTAGATCAGACTTCCAGCTGCCTCCAACTGTCACTGGGCATGTTTTTAATCAGACATGAGAAGTGACTATTTGCTGCCGATTGTCATTTATAAGCTCGTAGACAGTTCCCAGTATAAACAGCATGCTTCTATCTTATATTTTAAAGCAGCACTTTCTTTTGTGTATGTGAGCAATGCATTGATAATGAGATCAGTCAGGCAGCCCTTTGCAGCGTGGGGGGAGCGGGGACACTCTGCATGACTCTCAGGAGGTTTTTGTTAGTCACACACATTTCCATGGCACGGCTGTAAAATGGGTTTCCCTGGAtgtcgctcctcttcctcaccttgAACACGACACCTCATTAGATGTGTCGATCATGTGACTAACATTGTGTTATGTAttgtgtcctttttttttttcttcaaatgtaCGAATCTGTCTCCCGTGATATTTCCAGAGATCTATGTAGATCCTGAACAGCATCGTCGGTTTCCACGGCGACAGTCCCAAACTGACAGAATTTGTGTTGGCCCCCAGCATCCGGAGCTCGGGACCGTGACCACGCCCTCCCCAGACGGCTCCGTGGCCCACTTCTGCCACTACACGCCGAAATGTTACCTCACCGTCCACGGAGGTTAGTGACGCGTTAGTTTACAGCAGGAAGCAAACAAGTAAGCACATTAACATttgaaaaactattttgttttgttggttgttttgaatttggagaTGTTCAAATATAGACCCAGAGAAGTGACAATGGTGAGAACAGGAGTCATCCGCTGCTGTGGATGAACGGTCTCGTGGTGTGATTTTCTGCAGCAGGTCACGGCACCTCAGCCCGGACGGGATCGTCACAGTATGGAGAGGAGGGTTGGCACGACGCCACCACCAAGACCACCATCAGAGCTGACAATGAGGTGGAGGCTCACAGGGAAGCCAACAACTACAGGGTGAGCATTGATCTCCACTGCACCTCAGCAATAGACACCTTTTTGAAACTCCCAGGTTGTGCTACTGTTTTTGaccaattcatggatcttgaattAACTTTTTCAGCTTTTTCCCCATCTACTCATTTCAATTTAAATTCTGCTGCGTAGCTACATATAACTAATCTATCTGAAAGTTATCAtgggtaaatatatattgttaaaaTAACTTTGTCTTTTCCTGCAGTTTGGCTTCAGGAAGTGGAAGGGCAACGTGACGGAGAAGCCCATCGGAGAGAGATCAGACATCACCAAAGAGCTGTACGCTGATATTAGTCTTGTTAAGCCTCAAGAAGGTCTTTCtatttcatttctctctttgcACTCGCATGCACATTAACAGGACGGTCCTTTTTATAGAAGAAAACACTAAGCTGTCTTCATGATTTCTCCTCTCTTTCAGGCTTGGTGGTTTCCTTTGGGAACATCGTTTATGTCTTTTTATTTGGATGGTGGATATCTTTAATCTACTTCCTCGTTTGTCCTATAATGTTCCTAACGATCTTAGGAGCTCCGTATGGTATGTATTCGTAAAAAAATGGCTCTGAATATATTGTTGATGTTCCCTAAATGTGGAAGataatgacatttttgttttggctCTTTCCAGGTAAACTTTGTTGGAAGTTGGCGTTGTACTTTATTTGGCCATTTGCAAAGTCCATAGAAAAGGTATCATGGTTTTCAACACTTTTTCCGATATCGTGGCTGCAATAACTTTGAAATATTCGTTACATGCTGCCAGATTAGCGATTCATATAAGAAACATTAGCTGACGCAGTATATGGACAACcaatttcgtttttttttttaggccaGTGATGCAATGAGGAGTTCCATCGTGAAGCCTCCGAAGTTTGAGGTCATCCCTGAGGAGGGGGACACTGAGGACAAGGAGTCCGCCCCCCTCCTGGTGTCTTCTCCAATCGCGGTGGAGATCCCCATCCCAGAACCACCTGTCAGGAAAGCTTCAAAGCACTGGGTGAGAAAGTCGGGATGATCTCAATCGTTGAGGTAAATCTAGGAGTTGGTGTTTTTGATGATTGTCCCCCTGCAGTGTCGGGTCAGCACCTATGTGTGGCTGCTCCTGGGTTACCCTGTGCTGGCTGTGGCCCACTCCGTCGCCTGTGTGCTCTCCTGGCTGCTGATCTTCACCATCCCTGTGTCCAAGATGAACGCTCGCACCCTGACCACGGTGCTGCTCATGGCACCGGAGGACCTCCAGATCCACAGACAGGAAAAGGTAAAAGTGGTCAGATGGATAGATTATTGATCAAGAAGGAAATttaggaggaagagaaagacgtgaagctgAGGAATGTGTGTAATGAACTGGGAGCAttgtaaatgtgaaaacaacttGTTTTTATAGCCTCCATGATACCTCTATTTGTGAATTGACTTCTATGGAAAAAGATTCCAGATCTAAACTGATATTGAAATCTGTGGATATTATTACCAGGGAGGCTGTGTAGCTGCAACAGTTGTGATCAGTTAAGAAAtgttttgaatttaatgaatttATAACTTTTGATgaattgttttctcttttccagACGAATATTTGTGAGATCAGAGTCGTCTTATACTGTAATCGAGCATTTAATGTGCACTACTGCAAATACACCGTACAAGGAATCAACATTTTCGCTCTCAGTATCCTTTTTTGAGTATTTGGATCTTATTTAACTACCATTAGAttgcatttaaatataatgtgctcacaaaatgtgtttgttgtgtatcTAATCTTTTTCAACTTCTTTACATTTTCCATCCCTAATCACTACGAGACAGATTTGTGTTCTGGAGCTGCACtgctctgtttatttattctccTTAAGTCCACGTTCCCTGCAGACCTGCTTCCTCTGGTATTCATCACTCTGATTGTGGGCTATACTGACCGTGAACACAATTACTTCAGCGCAGAGACCAAGTTTGCCACggccatcacctccatcatccctctgtCCTACTACATCGGCATGGGGATAGCCAGGTGAAGTTAAACCTACAGGACCCCCTGTCAACCTGGATCAATGTATATCATTTAATGTGTTGATGGttccatttccttttctttctgtgcATGCTCCCACAGCATTTCTGCACAGAGTAACTTTGCAGTGGGGGCGGTGGTGAATGCCACGTTCGGCTCCATCACGGAGATGACGTTCTACATCACAGCTCTGCTACAGGGATACCACGCTAACAACAAATGCTACGAAGAGATCGTCAAGGCAGCGCTCACCGGAACCATACTTGGATGTATACTGTTCATACCGGTGAGTCCCTCAGAAGGATTCAAATCTGCCAACATGCATCGGTTCATGTGCTTTTCATTTACTGTAAGATGCAGCttaataaatgcaaacattTATTATGTGACCCTCCAAATGCACAGGGGATCTGTATGATCATTGGGGGCATTAAACACAGGGAGCAGAGGTTCAACAGTCGTTCAGCTGGAGTTAGTTCTGCTTTGCTTTTCATATCCATAGGAGGTATGTAtgtctaccacacacacacacgcacacaactttTCCTCTGCCCCAAACTAGATTTGATCAATCTGAGTCCTGTGCTGTGACGCTTGTCCACAGGCGTGTTTGCTCCCACCCTTTTCTCCAAGGCGTTCGGTTATCTGGTGTGTGAGAGCTGCACCAACATCCCAAACAATACCAGCGTGCCCTTCATCTGCAAGGACTGTCACTACGACATGGTGGGCAGCTTCTCCTCACTTTACACTTCAACTTCCCGATATTGTCGTAGTTTGTTGTTGATCAGCTCAAGCTAAAAAGCTGGCTGGAGTCAGTTTGAGTACTTTtagttttcctccagtttcagTAATGGCACAAATAACGAGTAGAGTTTGAGTCCTggttattattgttatgtttCCATTAAAACAGTTCAGACGCTCTCACCATGAAGATACATATCTGATTGGTCCCACGACTGTTTAAAgaggaacatgtttactgtagAAGATTTTTTTCTAGaaacttttaattatttttcattctttgttCTCAGAGTCGAACCGACCCACATTTGATTCTCGCCCATATCGAGTAAGTCCAGGTGCTTcatatagtttttatttttcaactcTTAACCTCATTTAAActaattattcatttaaaaacattccaGGCCTCTGGTGTACAcgatctctgtgctgctgcctaCTGCCTACCTGATCGGCCTCATCTTCACACTGAAAACCCACACCCACATCTATGACATCCATATCAGTGATGGCCAAGGTGACCCTGCACATGGTCAGTATACACGAGAGGACGCCATCACCTGCCACCCCACTGGTGAGGTCACTGCTGGCCATCTTCACGCTGCCAACTCTTGTATTAATGACAGCATTATTGCCAGCAACCAGGTtacaacaggtgtgtgtgtgtatgtggtgtgCATGCCATTCTATTTGTGGTGAAGGAATGCAGAATAGTTCCCTAACTTCTGACTGCCTGTGACCGACCTGGTTAACCTGCTCGTGCATGTGGGTCACTGAAGGAAAGGTGCACTGATGTAACTGATTGTGCCTGTGCATGCAAACGTCCCTTTACAGAACAAGATGagacattaaatattaaaggtGTGTGTCGGTGAGCTtatggcctgtgtgtgtgtgtgtttgtttgcatcacCAGTAGGTCATCATGTGGTTCTCTGGTCCCGGTGGAGGGCTCTGACAGTGCTGATAGTCGCCACAGTGCTGATGGCCTGTTGCGCCGACCTCAGCACGGAGAACGTCAAGCCCATTCTGACCAATAGCTCCATCTCCAAGGTACTGGATTCAAAACAATGGAGCTTTATTTGTATATCACAAATCGCATTCTTTGTCCTTAACCTGCGGGGGATTGGGAACCAAGTCAGTCACATGTCTTGATGAGACAGtaatgtgatgaagaggaggaaagagcaaCTCCATGTGTCCCCCGACAGTCTCGGCCTTCAGCAGCATAACTACGAGCTGGTTGAAGACTGCCGGACTGAAgctgggagatgattccacagaaaAGGAGCTTGTATTGAAAATGGTGAATTtttaaaaagggaggagaatTACTCTGATTTAAAGAGTCTGTGCTTCACGAGACAAATTTAGCTCATGGATGATGGAAACCTTTAGAATTACCACCCTGGGGTAGAAACACCCAACAGAGCATCGTTGTTTGCGATATGGAGAAGTGATTAACTGATATAAACTCCTCTGTTAGATAGAATGTGGCCCGAGGGGCTTGGTGTATTGTGCATGATGTATTTGGGGGTCATATCGTGTCATAGATTTCTTTGTACTGAGGTCGTGTGCGGCTTCTTTCTTGCAGTACTTCATCAGTGTCACAGTGTTGGCCATGGTGCCAGAGCTTCCGGAGATCGTCAATGGGATCCAGTTCGCGCTGCAGAACAACATCAGCCTGAGGTTTGACAAAATTTACTGATTGATcacaatcatttatttattttaaatgcaaaaccTGTGAATTTGTAACGTGGTGATAATTAGTGTTGGAAATTATACATTTGTGAAATATCTTCATGCCTCCTCGTAAATAACAGGTCAGTGGTCTGAGGCATTAATGTTTTCCAGTTGCCTGTCCGTCTGTACCAATCTTGTGAAAGTTAAATCTCATGAACACCTCGAAGGAATGTCTTGTATAAATGTTTACTTGGTCTCGAGGATGAACCAattagaatttgatggtcaaagaTCAGATTTCTCGGTCACAGTTGCTCCCATATTTAGCTCAGACAATCATTTATTTAGACTCCGATTAGATTCGGTCACGTTGACCTCACAAAGCATGTTTGTATCCTCTGAAACGTGATGGGTGAATTGATCAGATTTCCTTGGTCAAgggtcacggtgacctcacgAGTCTAGAAAAAAGAAACTGGATCTCACTGGTTGGTGGAGACATACGACGGTAATTCTAGTTTTTCTTCTGCAGCCTTGAAGTGGGCAGTTGCATTGCTGTCCAGGTCTGTATGATCCAGATTCCACTGCTTATCCTCTTCAATGCATTTTACGTAAGTTAAACTGGATTTTGCAATGGATGATTTTCTTCCTCGTGCACGTGTGTTTCCACAACTTGACTTGATGTTTTCTCCCCAGGATGTCGGATTTGTGCTCGTGTTCAGTGACATTCATCTCTGGGCCAGCATCTTCAGTGTCATTGTGGTCAACTACATCTTCATGGATGGAAAATGTGACTATTTTCAGGGTAAGTCACGCTAAACTCGTTTCCCCAGAGCAGCAGTGAACATCATGAGTTCTCACGGTTTTGAAACTGTTTGCATATGTAAAGCGCTCTTGCCTTGTTCCACAGGCACCGCTCTAGTGGTGGTTTACCTCATCCTATTGGCTCTTTACTTCTTCGCTCCCTCTCCTCGCTCCTGTTGATCAAGAAAAGTCCCTGAAAGTCTGTTTTGTACATGTGAATTACTGGGTGGTGTCTTTGTAATGTTTGTACTGTGTggtttatattgaaataaaaaaatgcattgtTTATAAAGTTTACTTTGGGGGCATAATTTCTCTCATAAAAAATGGCTCTGATATTGGCATTTTGGCACATAAAGGGATGCAATAACCTAATGTAAATTTTCAG contains the following coding sequences:
- the cax1 gene encoding cation/H+ exchanger protein 1; this encodes MSDRKTSSVPVDADSLRRRSAAQDSSEIYVDPEQHRRFPRRQSQTDRICVGPQHPELGTVTTPSPDGSVAHFCHYTPKCYLTVHGAGHGTSARTGSSQYGEEGWHDATTKTTIRADNEVEAHREANNYRFGFRKWKGNVTEKPIGERSDITKELYADISLVKPQEGLVVSFGNIVYVFLFGWWISLIYFLVCPIMFLTILGAPYGKLCWKLALYFIWPFAKSIEKASDAMRSSIVKPPKFEVIPEEGDTEDKESAPLLVSSPIAVEIPIPEPPVRKASKHWCRVSTYVWLLLGYPVLAVAHSVACVLSWLLIFTIPVSKMNARTLTTVLLMAPEDLQIHRQEKTNICEIRVVLYCNRAFNVHYCKYTVQGINIFALNLLPLVFITLIVGYTDREHNYFSAETKFATAITSIIPLSYYIGMGIASISAQSNFAVGAVVNATFGSITEMTFYITALLQGYHANNKCYEEIVKAALTGTILGCILFIPGICMIIGGIKHREQRFNSRSAGVSSALLFISIGGVFAPTLFSKAFGYLVCESCTNIPNNTSVPFICKDCHYDMSRTDPHLILAHIEPLVYTISVLLPTAYLIGLIFTLKTHTHIYDIHISDGQGDPAHVGHHVVLWSRWRALTVLIVATVLMACCADLSTENVKPILTNSSISKYFISVTVLAMVPELPEIVNGIQFALQNNISLSLEVGSCIAVQVCMIQIPLLILFNAFYDVGFVLVFSDIHLWASIFSVIVVNYIFMDGKCDYFQGTALVVVYLILLALYFFAPSPRSC